The following coding sequences lie in one Cannabis sativa cultivar Pink pepper isolate KNU-18-1 chromosome 5, ASM2916894v1, whole genome shotgun sequence genomic window:
- the LOC115702295 gene encoding replication protein A 70 kDa DNA-binding subunit E, producing the protein MAVTLTEGAITRICTEEFRKEDNWKPVVQILDLRMVNTQGGQPVPPEKERFRVRLSDGSHFQQGMLGTQVNDLVRQGRLQKGSLIRLNEFVCTPVQGRLIIIIVDLELVLETCDLIGEPELVTRPGISPTSGLVTGNAQSTGVSSFTAGAVNETVVGMSMDNTRMNQSFGSPYSSNFDSGRYGTNNMPSMYAKSELGDRPYSYQNTGVGEPAPISGSYGNQNLGFRSPRPEVSRPPLNSYGRTPPVSYQQPPPNSYGRTAQPAYQPPPPMYSNRGPVAKNEAPARIIPISALNPYQGRWTIKARVTAKGELRHYNNARGDGKVFSFDLLDSEGGEIRATCFNAVADQFYNQIEVGRIYMISKGSLKPAQKNFNHLRNDQEIFLESTSTIQPCFEDDNKIPQQQFHFCSISDVEGMENNNIVDLIGVVSSISPATTLMRKNGTETQKRALHLKDMSGRTVELTLWGGFCNAEGQRLQNMCDSGVFPVLAVKFGRISDFNGKVVGTISSSQLFIEPDFPEAHSLKEWFDKEGKNAPSVSISRELVGSGRTDVRKTISQIKDEKLGTSEKPDWITVSATVSFIKVDNFCYTACPLMIGDRQCNKKVTNNGDGKWRCERCDQCIEACDYRYILQLQIQDHTGLTWATAFQEGGDEIMGVSAKDLYFLKFEDQDEDKFAEIIRKVLFTKFTFKLKIKEETYSDEQRVKSTVMKAEKVCYSSEARVLLDMLEKLKREDFGSAPKVETFTSNPGLTTPVDLGNMGSAGREYAASANQVGQYGNQYSGGSRLSAPTSSGSYLSCNSCGATGHSSMNCPSIVNGPGQPLGGGYSNRPSSGQVGNVSGECFKCHQTGHWARDCPGSREPPPSYGSSVSGRYGGGFPKQHVGGF; encoded by the exons ATGGCGGTCACGCTGACGGAAGGTGCGATTACGAGGATTTGTACTGAGGAATTCCGCAAGGAAGATAACTGGAAGCCGGTTGTTCAAATCCTGGACTTGAGGATGGTTAACACGCAAGGAGGTCAACCTGTGCCTCCCGAGAAGGAAAGGTTCAGAGTTCGACTCTCTGATGGTTCACATTTTCAACAAGGGATGTTAGGGACACAGGTCAATGATCTTGTCAGACAAGGGAGGTTGCAGAAGGGCTCTCTTATTCGATTAAATGAATTTGTCTGCACTCCGGTCCAAGGCCGATT GATCATCATCATAGTTGATCTGGAGCTGGTACTTGAAACTTGTGATCTAATTGGTGAACCTGAACTGGTAACAAGACCTGGAATTTCACCAACCTCGGGATTGGTTACTGGAAATGCTCAATCGACCGGTGTTAGTAGTTTTACTGCTGGGGCAGTGAATGAAACTGTGGTCGGGATGTCTATGGATAACACTAGGATGAATCAATCATTTGGCAGTCCTTATTCTAGTAATTTTGATTCTGGAAGGTATGGGACGAATAATATGCCTTCCATGTATGCTAAGTCAGAGCTTGGTGATAGGCCATATAGTTATCAGAACACAGGAGTTGGGGAGCCAGCACCAATAAGTGGGTCATATGGTAATCAGAACCTCGGTTTCCGCAGTCCTAGACCTGAGGTTTCACGGCCTCCTCTAAATTCTTATGGTCGTACACCGCCAGTTTCATATCAACAGCCACCACCAAATTCTTATGGGCGCACTGCACAGCCAGCTTATCAACCGCCACCTCCAATGTATAGTAATAGAGGACCAGTAGCCAAAAATGAAGCACCTGCAAGGATAATACCGATTTCTGCACTCAATCCTTACCAAGGAAGATGGACAATTAAGGCTAGAGTGACAGCAAAGGGAGAGCTCAGGCACTACAACAATGCTCGTGGTGATGGGAAGGTATtttcttttgatcttttggatTCAGAAGGTGGAGAAATACGGGCAACCTGCTTTAATGCTGTGGCTGATCAGTTTTACAACCAGATTGAAGTTGGTAGAATATATATGATATCCAAGGGTAGTTTAAAACCTGCTCAGAAGAATTTCAACCATCTCCGCAATGATCAAGAGATTTTTCTGGAGAGCACATCAACAATCCAGCCATGTTTTGAGGATGATAATAAAATTCCACAACAGCAATTTCATTTTTGTTCTATAAGTGATGTAGAGGGCATGGAGAACAACAATATAGTGGATTTAATCGGTGTTGTGTCCTCTATTAGTCCTGCCACCACATTAATGAGAAAAAACGGTACAGAGACTCAAAAGAGGGCACTTCATTTGAAAGACATGTCTGGCCGAACTGTTGAATTAACATTGTGGGGAGGTTTTTGCAATGCAGAAGGACAAAGACTGCAGAATATGTGTGACTCTGGAGTTTTCCCCGTTCTGGCTGTGAAATTTGGTAGAATCAGTGATTTCAATGGCAAAGTTGTGGGGACAATTTCTTCAAGTCAGCTATTTATAGAGCCTGATTTTCCGGAGGCCCACAGTCTGAAGGAATGGTTTGACAAGGAAGGGAAGAATGCCCCATCTGTCTCTATTTCCAGAGAATTAGTAGGTTCAGGTAGAACAGATGTCCGAAAAACTATATCTCAGATAAAAGATGAGAAGTTAGGGACTTCTGAGAAGCCGGATTGGATAACTGTTAGTGCCACTGTTTCTTTCATAAAGGTTGATAATTTCTGCTATACAGCATGTCCTCTTATGATTGGTGATCGACAATGCAACAAAAAGGTCACAAATAATGGAGACGGGAAATGGCGGTGTGAGAGATGTGACCAGTGTATCGAAGCATGTGACTACCGGTACATACTCCAGTTACAAATACAAGATCATACTGGCTTGACATGGGCTACTGCGTTTCAGGAGGGTGGTGATGAAATAATGGGTGTCTCTGCTAAAGATTTATATTTCTTGAAATTTGAAGATCAAGACGAGGACAAATTTGCTGAAATAATTCGAAAGGTTTTATTTACCAAGTTTACTTTTAAATTGAAAATCAAAGAGGAAACATACAGTGACGAACAACGTGTTAAATCAACTGTGATGAAAGCAGAAAAGGTGTGTTATTCTTCGGAGGCCAGAGTTCTTCTGGATATGTTGGAGAAGTTGAAAAGAGAGGATTTTGGCTCTGCTCCGAAGGTAGAAACATTCACTTCTAACCCTGGATTAACCACACCAGTTGACTTAGGTAATATGGGGAGTGCTGGTCGAGAATATGCTGCGTCAGCAAATCAAGTGGGGCAGTACGGTAATCAATATAGTGGTGGTTCTAGGCTTTCTGCGCCTACATCTTCTGGTTCATACTTGAGCTGTAATAGTTGTGGGGCTACTGGTCATAGTTCTATGAACTGCCCGAGTATAGTAAATGGTCCAGGACAGCCCCTTGGAGGGGGCTATTCTAATAGACCATCTTCTGGCCAAGTGGGTAATGTCTCAGGTGAATGTTTTAAATGCCATCAAACTGGGCATTGGGCTAGAGATTGTCCGGGGTCCAGAGAGCCTCCTCCATCTTATGGAAGCAGTGTTTCTGGAAGATACGGAGGAGGATTCCCCAAACAACATGTTGGTGGCTTTTGA